A stretch of Miscanthus floridulus cultivar M001 chromosome 13, ASM1932011v1, whole genome shotgun sequence DNA encodes these proteins:
- the LOC136499348 gene encoding UPF0481 protein At3g47200-like, whose product MLAFRYLNTTSCGCFQSKTFISSSNAGERFPINPNPGAMEVTDTRTILINDDVPDLPAIAERMATTTKRLEADFSKVESKIHRFPGSLRGIGGDNDRYIVPSVVAIGPYHHGAPHLHKMEEVKLAAAYYLCGASGRSTAEVYEKVRSVAGAARGCYDADDPAVVGLGDAEFAAMMFLDGCFLLQYMVAGGDVDDDATAPVLHNRMTLSTGPSIQKDIFLLENQIPWLVFDALAEFMFVDVRGFVTGMGDKFLPFPRKVRQPEDSRCCRRGMRCGCIPTSLAKTTRPSDEESRGVVGSTEQHKPPHLLGLLRFTQVSCMPEKVKNYTGVSSSWSSSAVELAEMGVVLTPSTEAWFGDMSLRRCCLYGELSLSPVFLSDVTACWLVNMAALEASTAGAARDTDGFVVSSYLSVLAMLMDRKEDVHELRRRGLVHGALSNKQALGFFKGLGQHLRFGRRYFAALEEIDSYKRHRSVRIKAYKFVYNYYKFIAAFLSVTGVLIGIFKTLLSLKRHC is encoded by the exons ATGCTAGCTTTCAGATACCTGAACACCACGTCTTGTGGATGCTTCCAATCCAAGACTTTTATCAGTTCTAGCAACGCGGGAGAGCGT TTTCCCATCAATCCCAATCCTGGCGCCATGGAAGTCACTGACACGAGAACGATACTCATCAACGACGACGTCCCCGACCTCCCCGCCATTGCCGAGAGGATGGCCACGACGACGAAGAGGCTGGAGGCCGATTTCTCCAAGGTGGAGAGCAAGATCCACCGGTTCCCCGGCAGCCTGCGAGGAATCGGCGGCGACAACGATCGCTACATCGTCCCCAGCGTGGTGGCCATCGGGCCGTACCACCACGGCGCGCCGCACCTGCACAAGATGGAGGAGGTCAAGCTCGCGGCGGCCTACTACCTCTGCGGGGCCTCGGGCCGCTCCACCGCGGAGGTGTACGAGAAGGTGCGCTCCGTCGCGGGCGCCGCCCGGGGCTGCTACGACGCCGACGACCCCGCGGTGGTGGGCCTCGGCGACGCCGAGTTCGCCGCCATGATGTTCCTCGACGGCTGCTTCCTGCTGCAGTACATGGTCGCCGGCGGTGACGTCGACGACGACGCGACGGCGCCCGTGCTGCACAACCGGATGACTCTGTCCACGGGGCCCAGTATCCAGAAGGACATCTTCCTGCTCGAGAACCAGATCCCCTGGCTGGTGTTCGACGCGCTCGCGGAGTTCATGTTCGTCGACGTGCGCGGGTTCGTCACCGGGATGGGCGACAAGTTCCTCCCCTTCCCCAGGAAGGTAAGGCAGCCGGAGGATAGCCGCTGCTGCCGCCGGGGGATGCGCTGTGGATGCATCCCGACGTCGCTGGCCAAGACGACGCGACCGTCCGATGAAGAAAGCCGCGGCGTCGTCGGCAGCACCGAACAGCACAAGCCGCCGCATCTCCTCGGTCTGCTCAGGTTTACTCAGGTGAGCTGTATGCCTGAGAAGGTGAAGAACTACACGGGCGTCTCGTCGTCGTGGTCCAGCAGCGCCGTGGAGCTCGCGGAGATGGGCGTCGTCCTCACGCCGAGCACGGAGGCCTGGTTCGGGGACATGAGCCTCCGGCGGTGCTGCCTGTACGGCGAGCTGTCGCTGTCGCCGGTGTTCCTGAGCGACGTCACCGCGTGCTGGCTCGTGAACATGGCGGCGCTGGAGGCGAGCACCGCCGGCGCGGCCAGGGACACGGACGGTTTCGTGGTGAGCTCGTACCTGTCGGTGCTTGCGATGCTCATGGACCGCAAGGAGGACGTGCACGAGCTCCGGCGGCGGGGCCTGGTGCACGGCGCCCTCAGCAACAAGCAGGCGCTGGGCTTCTTCAAGGGCCTCGGCCAGCACCTGCGCTTCGGCCGCCGCTACTTCGCCGCCCTGGAGGAGATTGACTCGTACAAGCGCCACAGGTCGGTGAGGATCAAAGCGTACAAGTTCGTCTACAACTACTACAAGTTCATCGCCGCCTTCCTGTCTGTCACCGGCGTGCTCATCGGCATCTTTAAGACCCTTCTCTCACTCAAGCGCCATTGCTAA
- the LOC136502235 gene encoding auxin-induced protein 15A-like: protein MTVGKLGQLMTRLHLARSRPPSPSAADVPRGHLAVYVGEGRKRLVIPTACLSHPAFVTLLKRVEDEFGFDHRCGGLTIPCASEGDFVDIVSAAVDDHHHHHR from the coding sequence atgACGGTGGGAAAGCTGGGACAGCTGATGACGAGGCTGCACCTGGCGAGGAGCCGaccgccgtcgccgtcggcggCGGACGTGCCGCGGGGCCACCTGGCGGTGTACGTGGGCGAGGGGCGGAAGCGGCTGGTGATCCCAACGGCGTGCCTGAGCCACCCGGCGTTCGTGACGCTGCTGAAGCGGGTGGAGGACGAGTTCGGCTTCGACCACCGCTGCGGCGGCCTCACCATCCCCTGCGCGTCGGAAGGCGACTTCGTCGACATCGTCAGCGCCGCCGTGgacgaccaccaccaccatcaccgatGA